The Streptomyces armeniacus genomic interval TGAGCTCGGTGACGGAGTAGTCGCGCAGCGATTGCATGCGACTGCTGCGGAGGCCCTGGCGGTGAGCGTCACGGCCGTACCGCTGGGTCACGGTGTTCTTCTTCATCGGCTCGGCGGCTGTTGGCTCGAGCGAGAAGACAAAGCACGCCTGGCTGATCTCGGCGCCGAAAGCTGCGGCGCGCCTGCGTTGGCGTTCCAGGTGAGCGCGGAGCAGGTCGGCGGTGATGGGGTCGATGGCCACGCGGCGGATGCGTTTGGTCTTGGTCTTCTTGAGCCGGTTGCGCTTGTTCGTGGCGCGGCGCACGGAGAGCACGCCGGCGTCGAAGTCGACGTTCATCCAGCGGAGCGCGCACAGCTCGCCGCGGCGGAAGCCGGTGACGGCGACCAGGAAGAGCAGAGTCGCCCAGTCCGGGTCACGGTGCCAGGCGTGGTTCAGGAGGGTGGCGACCTCGGCGTTGGAAGGCGGATCGGGCTCAGGGTCGTCCTCGGGTGGGGAGTCCACGAGGTCCATGGGGTTGCGGGTGAGGTAGCCCCATCGGAAGGCGCGTTCGAGGGCGGGCCGGAGGATGTAGTGCAGCTTGCGGAGGTAACCGTTGGACAGCGGTGCGCACATGTGGCGCGTGCCGGTGTCGGGGTCGGTGCGGCCGTTCAGTCTGCCCTCGCACTGGTCGCGGCAGCGCCCCAGGCGGGCGTAGAGGAGTTCCACAGTCTGTGGATGGAGCTTCGCCGCGGCGGTATCGCCGAGGGCTGGCTTGATGTAGAGGCGGATCGCGCACTCGTAGCGTTCGCGGGTGACCTCTTCGAGGCGTGCGACGGCCAGCCACTGGTCGATGGCCTGCCCTACGGTGATCTTGCTTTTCGGGTGGCGCTGTTCGTCGACCTGGGAGAGGAGGCGGGTGCGGGCCTTCTCGGCTTCGCCCCAGTCGTCGGCCTGCTCGTAGAGGTAGATGGGCTTCTTGGTGAGCGGGTCGAGGCCGGCGTAGACACGGGTCTGGAAGCCGTTCCCGTGGGGGCGGATGCTGCCGCGCTCTCGGCGGTGCTTTGCAGCCTTCGTCATGGCTGAGGAACCTATTCATGGCCAGGGCCATGGCCACGACGAGGCGCGGGAGCCGCCGAAGCAACCCCCGCGCAGGTCGCGCGTGTGGAGCCTAGGAGAGTCGAACTCCTGACATCCGCCATGCAAAGACGGCGCTCTACCAACTGAGCTAAGGCCCCGCTGGCCACCAGAGTACCGGGTCCCGCGGACGAATTCCGACCGGGTATCGCCCCATGGCCATCACCCTCCGTAGGATGCACGGCAAGTTCGCGCCAGCGAAGCGACACCACCGGGGAGTCCAGGGGAGAGACGTGATGGACGCAGCACAGCAGGAAGCAGCTGCCAAGGCGCAGGAGCTGCAGAGCCAGTGGTACGGGGAGCCCCTCGGGACGCTCTTCCGCCGGCTGATCGACGACCTGGGGTTGAACCAGGCCCGACTCGCCACCGTGCTGGGGTTGTCCGCGCCGATGCTCTCCCAGTTGATGAGCGGGCAGCGGGCGAAGATCGGCAATCCGGCGGTCGTGCAGCGGGTGCAGGCGTTGCAGGACCTCTCGGCGGATGTGGCACGGGGCGATGTGAGTGCCGGAGACGCTACGCAGCGTATGGACGAGATCCGGCGTACGGCCGGGGGGAGTGTGCTCAACAACACGTCACAGACGGCGTCGTCGGGCGCCACGCAGACGCCGGTGAAGCGGGTGGTGCGGGAGATCCAGTCGCTGCTGCGGTCGGTGTCGGACGCGGCGGACATCATCGAGGCGTCCGCGGCGCTGGCGCCGTCTCATCCCGAACTGGCAGAGTTTCTGCGGGTGTACGGGGCGGGCCGCACGTCGGACGCGGTGAAGCACTACGAGGAGCACCAGAGCTGAATGGGCGAGATCTTCGCGGGACGCTACGAGCTGGTGGATCCGATCGGGCGCGGCGGTGCCGGCGAGGTCTGGCGGTCCTGGGACCACCGGCGTAAGCGGTACGTGGCCGCCAAGGTGCTTCAGCAGAGCGACGCGCACACGCTGCTGCGCTTCGTACGGGAGCAGGCGCTGCGTATCGATCACCCGCATGTGCTGGCGCCGGCCAGCTGGGCGGCGGACGACGACAAGGTCCTGTTCACCATGGATCTGGTCAGCGGGGGTTCGCTGGCGCATCTCATCGGGGACTACGGGCCGTTGCCGCCGTCGTTCGTGTGCGTGCTGCTGGACCAGTTGCTGGCGGGGCTGACGGCGGTGCACGCGGAGGACGTGGTGCACCGGGACATCAAGCCCGCCAACATCCTGCTGGAGCCGACGGGCACAGGCCGCCCGCATGTGCGCCTGTCAGATTTCGGCATCTCCATGCGCAAGGGCGAGCCGCGGCTGACCGAGACGAACTACGTGGTGGGCACTCCGGGTTACTTCGCGCCGGAGCAGATGATGGGCGCCGAACCGGACTTCACCGCGGACCTGTTCGCGGTCGGTCTGGTGGGGCTGTTCATGCTGTCCGGGCAGAAGCCCGACTCGATGGAGCTGATGGAGCGCTTCAAGCGGGGCGGCGTACAGAGCCCGCCGGAGCGGGTGCCGGAGCCGTTGTGGCAGGTGCTCGGGACGCTGCTGCAGCCCGATCCGCAGAACCGGTTCCGTACGGCCACGGGTGCGCGCAAGGCGCTCGCGGGGGCGGCGGAGATGCTGGGCGGGGACGGGACGCTGGAGCAGGAGGTCGTGGAGGTCTTCGACCATCTCGGGCCGCTGCCGCAGGGGTTCGGGCCGGACGGGCCCGTGGGCGGGTCGGCGCCGCCGGCTGCGGCCGCGCCCGCCGGTGCGCCCGCGGGCACACCGCCGTACGGGCAGGGGCAGGTGCAGGGGACGGGGCAGGGGACGGACAGCTTCCATCTGCCGCCTCCGCAGGGCGCGTTCGGCGGGCCGCCGCCTGAGCAGCCCGCGACGCCGCCCTCCGCACCGCCTGCCGCGCCTCCCGTGACGCCGCCGCCCGCCTCCGGCGCGCCGGACACACCGGCGACGCCGACCCGCCCGTACGACCCGTACGGGGCGCGGCAGGCGCCCGCTGCGCCCGTCGCCGCCAC includes:
- a CDS encoding serine/threonine protein kinase; protein product: MGEIFAGRYELVDPIGRGGAGEVWRSWDHRRKRYVAAKVLQQSDAHTLLRFVREQALRIDHPHVLAPASWAADDDKVLFTMDLVSGGSLAHLIGDYGPLPPSFVCVLLDQLLAGLTAVHAEDVVHRDIKPANILLEPTGTGRPHVRLSDFGISMRKGEPRLTETNYVVGTPGYFAPEQMMGAEPDFTADLFAVGLVGLFMLSGQKPDSMELMERFKRGGVQSPPERVPEPLWQVLGTLLQPDPQNRFRTATGARKALAGAAEMLGGDGTLEQEVVEVFDHLGPLPQGFGPDGPVGGSAPPAAAAPAGAPAGTPPYGQGQVQGTGQGTDSFHLPPPQGAFGGPPPEQPATPPSAPPAAPPVTPPPASGAPDTPATPTRPYDPYGARQAPAAPVAATGPATPTGPATQAAAAYPGGAGAPAPVRRPGPPPKVAIPVLIVAVICLAVGVWALTAS
- a CDS encoding DNA-binding protein, whose protein sequence is MDAAQQEAAAKAQELQSQWYGEPLGTLFRRLIDDLGLNQARLATVLGLSAPMLSQLMSGQRAKIGNPAVVQRVQALQDLSADVARGDVSAGDATQRMDEIRRTAGGSVLNNTSQTASSGATQTPVKRVVREIQSLLRSVSDAADIIEASAALAPSHPELAEFLRVYGAGRTSDAVKHYEEHQS
- a CDS encoding tyrosine-type recombinase/integrase: MTKAAKHRRERGSIRPHGNGFQTRVYAGLDPLTKKPIYLYEQADDWGEAEKARTRLLSQVDEQRHPKSKITVGQAIDQWLAVARLEEVTRERYECAIRLYIKPALGDTAAAKLHPQTVELLYARLGRCRDQCEGRLNGRTDPDTGTRHMCAPLSNGYLRKLHYILRPALERAFRWGYLTRNPMDLVDSPPEDDPEPDPPSNAEVATLLNHAWHRDPDWATLLFLVAVTGFRRGELCALRWMNVDFDAGVLSVRRATNKRNRLKKTKTKRIRRVAIDPITADLLRAHLERQRRRAAAFGAEISQACFVFSLEPTAAEPMKKNTVTQRYGRDAHRQGLRSSRMQSLRDYSVTELIVAGVDLRTVSDRHGHSAGATTLRHYAAWVEEADRRASEILPGRLPGPNDTPPPQRELATWEKVAAELREAIQDGVMLPGSRFPTLDDLAGTYEISHGTAPLPSSRRRASSTLAAGAERRSARRMTVENPPRRDATQRDRDTLRCPLRRASASTRSVHSGEIADLRKRAQGRRQG